The following are encoded together in the Bombus pascuorum chromosome 10, iyBomPasc1.1, whole genome shotgun sequence genome:
- the LOC132911180 gene encoding uncharacterized protein LOC132911180, which translates to MVLPDTNLTNLLCEQQHQQQRQQEQQRCQHKCYYEGNRQFPLERENRQRKSTENENSEEISVTNVTDGESLCYSLALIRGRTSIAYSFITVRNENNQSSEWPIVSGEFRVIVELTRGPNKLELEVAGQKKGLVLIHEPRTTRLRVTPVYVVCFGHDGYFQGPQGEDQSPESATIRIGLGARLLQTLTAEKLREAGYGRKTFQLERDLGGMECLIMHSMLDVDQARAMNQRELWKFIARELMTGPLASEDRKYLAFLSCTRYRGAPNPRTREDILARTQGHAALGGGGLALFGSACLHTWPTSMAQILPRFLDTTVIDTEQLMDDSNYRGTHGGCFATTLGSVLHELGHTFDLGHTREGIMGRGFDYVDRVFVGAAGIDFNRNPVLRRDPQHTTIALSRPLSVTVTIQEPYAMLGSPRRNRLLSESSRPSSSQNPSRLLGRLSAPASPELNRSFSKSLMQPASEQTPSNLQTDRTFWSPSCAAFLAYHRWFNNEMDNVFNRPFHDIEYDGKRNVVRSRFGVRVIELRKTSGGMVVGSKQFPGSRPPLEALVPPAPPHCLTALTLVAEDSIGNVLKYPLPTAF; encoded by the exons ATG GTACTTCCAGACACGAATCTGACAAATCTTCTTTGCGAGCAGCAACATCAGCAGCAACGGCAACAAGAACAGCAACGGTGTCAGCATAAATGTTATTACGAAGGTAATAGACAATTTCCGTTAGAAAGGGAGAACCGACAGCGCAAATCCACGGAAAATGAGAATTCAGAAGAGATATCGGTAACGAACGTTACGGATGGAGAGAGCTTATGTTATAGTTTAGCTCTGATACGAGGTCGTACGTCGATAGCGTATAGCTTCATCACCgtacgaaatgaaaataatcaaaGTTCCGAGTGGCCAATCGTATCTGGTGAATTTCGTGTGATAGTAGAATTGACACGAGGTCCGAACAAATTGGAATTAGAAGTGGCGGGTCAGAAAAAGGGACTAGTTCTAATTCACGAGCCGAGAACGACGAGACTGCGTGTAACTCCTGTCTATGTGGTTTGCTTCGGACACGATGGATATTTCCAAGGTCCACAAGGAGAAGACCAGTCGCCGGAAAGTGCGACGATAAGGATAGGTCTCGGTGCCCGACTTTTACAAACTCTCACCGCCGAGAAGTTAAGGGAGGCGGGTTACGGAAGGAAAACGTTTCAACTGGAACGAGATTTGGGTGGTATGGAATGTTTGATAATGCACAGCATGCTTGACGTCGATCAGGCACGTGCAATGAATCAGCGGGAACTTTGGAAATTCATCGCGCGAGAATTAATGACCGGCCCCTTGGCATCGGAAGATCGCAAGTATCTTGCGTTTCTTTCCTGTACCAGATATCGAGGCGCGCCGAATCCACGCACTCGTGAAGATATTCTCGCGAGGACTCAAGGACACGCCGCGCTCGGTGGAGGTGGATTAGCGTTATTCGGTTCGGCGTGTCTTCATACGTGGCCTACCAGCATGGCGCAAATATTGCCTAGATTCCTCGACACTACGGTCATCGATACCGAACAATTGATGGACGACAGTAATTACCGCGGTACGCACGGTGGCTGCTTCGCCACGACTCTTGGCTCGGTTCTCCACGAATTAGGACACACTTTTGATCTCGGCCATACTCGTGAAGGCATAATGGGCCGCGGATTCGATTACGTCGATCGTGTCTTTGTCGGAGCGGCTGGGATCGATTTCAATCGCAATCCCGTTTTACGAAGAGATCCTCAACACACAACGATAGCACTGAGTAGGCCGCTCAGCGTGACAGTCACGATACAAGAACCATACGCCATGTTAGGGAGTCCTCGAAGAAATCGATTACTTTCCGAATCGTCCCGCCCTTCGTCTTCTCAAAACCCTTCCCGGTTACTCGGCAGGCTATCCGCACCTGCTAGTCCTGAATTAAACAGATCCTTTTCCAAGAGTCTCATGCAACCTGCATCGGAACAAACCCCTTCCAATTTGCAAACTGATCGTACATTTTGGTCACCATCCTGCGCAGCGTTTCTTGCTTATCATCGATGGTTCAACAATGAAATGGACAACGTTTTCAATCGACCTTTCCACGACATCGAGTACGATGGGAAaag AAACGTCGTAAGATCACGCTTCGGAGTACGAGTAATAGAGCTCAGAAAAACATCTGGTGGAATGGTAGTTGGTTCTAAACAGTTTCCAGGCTCTCGACCACCTCTGGAGGCGTTAGTTCCACCAGCTCCACCTCATTGTCTTACTGCACTGACTCTCGTCGCTGAAGATTCGATTGGCAATGTTCTCAAATATCCACTTCCAACGGCGTTTTAA
- the LOC132911189 gene encoding transmembrane protein 17-like yields the protein MSQFTTRNVINETSSKLMYHDYNKTRSNLPFQIALYVNLWLFPVWLLITIVNLDAKYNNLTNVYKLLTVATFLILSIFESLKLYLGYLGNLTGKIPELTTCWLISILIQLPLEAFLLFDRGIPSHYSETFINSFMVCLLLIEVITGTIALMNLADHRAKVFYLMHLYNTCT from the exons ATGTCACAATTTACTACaagaaatgttattaatgAAACATCTTCCAAGTTAATGTATCATGATT ataATAAAACAAGGTCTAATTTACCATTTCAAATAGCCCTGTATGTGAATCTATGGCTTTTCCCAGTTTGGCTGTTGATTACTATTGTAAACTTGGATGCAAAA TACAATAATTTGacaaatgtttataaattgcTAACTGTAGCAACATTTCTGatactttcaatttttgaaAGTTTAAAGTTATATTTGGGGTATCTTGGAAATCTTACAGGAAAG ATTCCAGAATTAACTACTTGCTGGTTAATCTCGATATTAATACAACTTCCCCTAGAGGCATTCCTCCTTTTTGATCGTGGAATACCATCTCATTATAGCGAAACATTTATCAATTCTTTCATGGTCTGCCTTCTTCTTATTGAAGTTATTACAGGTACGATAGCTTTAATGAATTTAGCAGATCATCGTGCTaaagtgttttatttaatgCATTTATACAATACATGTACATAG
- the LOC132911184 gene encoding 26S proteasome non-ATPase regulatory subunit 11, translating into MAGAMLFERAQAVSMTNRSEGISLLSEIVSDPSIGVTENDEDNIRVKEQGILHLGELYKKEGKAKELAELIKATRPFLSLISKAKAAKLVRSLVDFFLDLEAGIGIEVQLCKECIEWAKEERRTFLRQSLEARLIALYFDTGMYSEALQLGSALLKELKKLDDKQLLVEVQLLESKTYHALSNLAKARAALTSARTTANAIYCPPKMQAALDLQSGILHAADERDFKTAYSYFYEAFEGYDSVESPKALTALKYMLLSKIMLRTPEDVQSIMSGKLAVKYAGRDLDAMRAVAEASHRRSLADFQTAVKKYRQELEDDVIVRAHLGSLYDAMLEQNLCRLVEPYSRVQVSHIATSISLPLAQVEKKLSQMILDKKLRGVLDQGEGVLIVFEDTPRDKTYEIALDTIHSMGKVVDTLYQKAKKLT; encoded by the exons ATGGCCGGTGCAATGCTGTTCGAACGTGCACAAGCAGTTTCAATGACTAATCGTAGCGAGGGTATTTCACTTTTAAGTGAAATCGTCTCCGACCCAAGTATCGGTGTGACGGAGAATGATGAAGATAATATTCGAGTGAAGGAGCAAGGTATTTTACACCTTGGTGAACTTTACAAAAAAGAAGGCAAGGCAAAAGAGTTGGCAGAGTTGATTAAAGCTACCAGACCGTTTCTTAGTTTGATTAGCAAAGCAAAAGCTGCCAAACTCGTACGGTCCTTAGTAGACTTTTTCTTGGATCTGGAAGCTGGTATCGGCATTGAG GTTCAACTATGCAAAGAATGTATAGAATGGGCAAAAGAAGAACGTAGGACATTTTTGAGGCAGTCATTAGAAGCACGTTTAATAGCATTATATTTCGATACTGGTATGTACAGCGAAGCATTACAGTTGGGATCGGCTTTACTTAAAGAACTTAAGAAACTGGATGATAAACAACTTTTGGTTGAGGTACAATTATTGGAAAGCAAAACCTATCATGCACTGAGTAATTTAGCAAAAGCAAGGGCAGCTCTTACCAGTGCTAGAACAACTGCTAACGCAATTTATTGTCCACCTAAAATGCAAGCTGCTTTAGATTTACAATCAGGAATATTACATGCTGCGGATGAAAGAGATTTTAAAACTgcttattcatatttttatgaagcATTTGAGGG ATATGATAGCGTAGAAAGCCCAAAGGCCTTAACAGCTTTGAAATATATGTTACTTTCAAAAATTATGTTACGTACACCTGAAGATGTTCAATCAATTATGTCAGGGAAATTAGCTGTTAAATATGCAGGAAGGGATTTAGACGCAATGCGGGCAGTTGCCGAAGCGAGCCACCGACGTTCATTAGCAGACTTTCAGACAgctgttaaaaaatatcgccAAGAACTTGAGGATGACGTAATTGTGCGTGCTCATCTCGGCTCTCTCTACGATGCGATGCTTGAACAAAACTTATGTCGTTTAGTTGAACCTTATTCCCGCGTACAG gTCAGTCATATCGCAACCTCTATATCACTACCACTTGCTCAAGTGGAGAAGAAGCTTTCACAAATGATATTGGATAAAAAACTAAGGGGTGTCCTTGATCAGGGTGAAGGTGTTTTAATCGTTTTTGAAGATACTCCGCGCGATAAGACTTACGAGATTGCATTAGATACTATACACAGTATGGGGAAAGTCGTTGATACACTTTACCAAAAAGCAAAGAAACTCACTTAG
- the LOC132911188 gene encoding glycolipid transfer protein, whose product MLSPSSSTNDDKDVFTYQIEVLFPNITEDKIKTVEFLDAARGLVRMIEKLGKVFASVKYDIQGNIDKLTSRHAKDKEKNAILQDMILIEKNTETKLIATDALTWLIRALHMILLFFEQIVEDSKTATPTEDLVAFLKKAYKEALQPYHGWMAQQLFDLLSLMVPTRSQLLQTFTNEQTIEISILIKSMEIYLIRLRENVLAIQLFYKTNNL is encoded by the exons ATGTTGTCACCTTCGTCGAGTACAAACGATGACAAGGATGTCTTTACTTATCAAATAGAAGttttatttccaaatatcacagaagacaaaataaaaacCGTTGAATTTTTGGATGCAGCTCGAGGTCTTGTGCGAATGATTG AAAAACTTGGCAAAGTGTTTGCTTCGGTTAAATATGATATCCAGGGCAACATTGAT AAACTCACGTCCCGCCATGCaaaggataaagaaaaaaacgcgATTCTACAAGATATGAttctaattgaaaaaaatactgAAACTAAATTAATCGCTACGGATGCTCTAACGTGGTTGATCAG AGCTTTGCATATGATTCTGTTATTTTTCGAACAAATTGTCGAGGATTCTAAAACGGCAACACCAACAGAGGATCTAGtagcatttttaaaaaaggCTTATAAAGAAGCTCTACAACCATATCACGGTTGGATGGCGCAACAACTTTTTGAC CTTCTTTCGCTCATGGTTCCTACACGTTCGCAACTTTTACAAACATTTACTAATGAACAAACAATCGAGATTAGCATCCTTATAAAGAgcatggaaatttatttaatacgtttACGAGAAAACGTATTAGCGATacagttattttataaaactaataACCTCTGA